The nucleotide sequence CACGGGGCCCTCGCCGCCACCGGGGCCGGCGCCCTCCCACCAGCGGGAGACGCCCTTGACGCGGCCGGTGTCGAGGTCGCAGTTCGTGACGAGCGCGCCGTAGAACGGCACCGCGAGCTGGCCGCCGTGGGTGTGCCCGGCGAGCACGAGGCCGGCGCCGTCGGAGACCATCGCGTCGAGGACGCGCTGGTAGGGGGCGTGGACCAGCCCGACGGTGAGCGCGACGTCGTCGCGCGCCGGGGCCGAGACCCGGGCGTAGCGGTCGAAGTCGACGTGCGGGTCGTCGACGCCGACGAGCTCGACGCGGTGCTCGCCCATCGTGACGACCGTGCGGGCGTTGTCGAGGTCCGACCAGCCGCCGCCGCGCAGCCCGGCGACGAGCTCGCCGACCGGCAGGTCGCTGCGGGTCTTCGGGGCGATGGCGTAGCGGTCGGTCAGGTAGCGCGCGGGGTTCTTGGGGATGGGGGCGAAGTAGTCGTTGGAGCCCAGAACGAAGGCCCCGGGGAACTCCATGAGCGGCTCCATCGCCCGCAGCAGCGGCGGGACGGCCTCGACGTGGGCGAGGTTGTCGCCGGAGTTGACGACGAAGTCCGGGCGCAGCTCGGCGAGGGAGCGGACCCACTCGATCTTGCGGCGCTGGCCGGGGGTCAGGTGCAGGTCGGAGACCTGGAGGACGCGCACCGGCGCGGACCCGGCCGGCAGGACCGGCACGGTGAAGCGACGCAGCGTGAACCAGGTGCGCTCGACGAGGGAGGCGTAGGCGACCCCCGCGAGGCCGGCGCCGACGAGACCGCCGACGGCGCGCAGGGCGGTGCGGGCGGGGGTCGTCATCGGCCCATCCTCGCTCACCGACCCGCCGCCCGGAGAATCCCGGGTGACCCCGTCACGCAGCGGGTGGGAGACTGGCGGGCATGAACGCCCAGAGCCTCAAGGCGCAGCTGCAGAGCGACCTCCACGACGCGATGCGGGCCCGTGACAAGGTCCGCAGCTCGACGCTGCGGATGGCCCTCACGGCCGTGACGACCGCCGAGGTCGCCGGTGACGAGGCGCGCGAGCTCACCGACGACGACGTGCTCAA is from Arthrobacter sp. NEB 688 and encodes:
- a CDS encoding metallophosphoesterase — its product is MTTPARTALRAVGGLVGAGLAGVAYASLVERTWFTLRRFTVPVLPAGSAPVRVLQVSDLHLTPGQRRKIEWVRSLAELRPDFVVNSGDNLAHVEAVPPLLRAMEPLMEFPGAFVLGSNDYFAPIPKNPARYLTDRYAIAPKTRSDLPVGELVAGLRGGGWSDLDNARTVVTMGEHRVELVGVDDPHVDFDRYARVSAPARDDVALTVGLVHAPYQRVLDAMVSDGAGLVLAGHTHGGQLAVPFYGALVTNCDLDTGRVKGVSRWWEGAGPGGGEGPVQPSSAAPADAAWLHVSAGLGTSPYAPVRFACRPEATLLTLVARGDDGLG